In Methanolacinia paynteri, the DNA window AGGAAGGCTGTTTGCAAAATTCACGACCCTGTAGTCAAGAAACGGGACTCTTGCTTCCACTGAGAATGCCATCGATACCCTGTCTTCCCAGTGCAGCAGGTAAGGAAGGTTCGTACTTGTTAAATCGGTCATCAGCGACTCGTTCAGGTTTCCCTGGTAACGAACCAGCGGCTCCTCAGATCCCTTTATGAGGTCCCGCCTCTGTTTGCGGACAAAATACTGCCTGACCGCATAAAAAAGGAAACCCGAGTGACGCCTCAGGACACCAAGGGTTTCCGAAGAGGCTGTTAAGAGATGCTTCCCGTGTATCAGGCTTGAGATATGGCAGTATAAATATGCTAGATAGCCGGCGAATATCTCATCTGCGCCCTGTCCGTCAAGAACAACCTTCACCTGCTTTGAGAGATCCCTCATAACGCAGTACTGGGAGTAAAGAGTAAGCTGCATGAACGGTTCGTCGTTGGAATAGATGAGGTGCCCGATATCATCCCACAAATCATCGGGATTGGGTCTGGTGTAATATGAGTCAACTTTTAGAAAATCAGTGACTATTTTGACGTACTCGCTCTCGTCAAATTTTTTTTCCTCAAAGACTGCAGAAAATGTTTTTTGTTTTGGCTCCCCGGAATCATTTTCTTTAAGGGACCTGTTGATCAGGGCAGTGATCGTGGACGAGTCCAGACCGCCGCTGAGACATGTGCCTGTCGGGACATCGCTTCGAAGATGGATCCTAACCGAATCCTTCAGGAGGTCGAGTAGTTTTTGAGAGTCTTCTCCGTCTGTTTTGTGATCAGAGACTATTTCATTACTCTTTTCCGGGAACCAGTACCTGGTGGTTTCAGGCTGGAATCCCCTTTTAATCTGCATATAATGGCCTGCAGGAAGCTGGAACACCCCTTCAAACATGGTTTCGTTTGTATGATCCGATAGACCCCATTTCAGGAAATTTATAAGCTGTTTCTCGTTTGGTTCTGTGCCTACACCCGGGTGACAACGCAAAGCCTTTATTTCGGATGCGAATACAAAGTTGTCGTCCTTTATCGAATAATAAAACGGCTTTATCCCGAATCTGTCGCGTGCACAGAAGAGTTCTTTTTTTTCTTTGTCCCATATGGCAAAAGCCCACATTCCATTGAACTTTGAAAGGCAGTCGGGGCCCCATTCCTCGTAGCTGTGAATGATGACCTCGCTATCTGTTTCTGATCTGAAGATGTGTCCCAGATCGGTTAATTCTTCTTTTATATCAGGATAATTGTAGATTTCTCCATTGAATATCAGCCAGAGGGAATCATCCTCGTTTGTCATTGGCTGCCTGCCTTCTTTTGACAGGTCGATAATGGAAAGACGGCGGTGGGCAAGGCCGATCTCGTTTTCAATGAAATTGCCGGAATCGTCAGGACCCCTATGCGTAAGAACTTCCGACATTGATCTCAGGCAGTTTTCATCGATCGGTTTTCCCGAAATATTGAAAAGTCCTGCAATTCCGCACATTGTTATGTATATTTTTATTCTTCTGCTAATTATTGTATTGGAGATTATGTCTTCTGAACTTTGTTATACTAAATGTTACCTTCCTTCAGACAATAATATAATAGCCTTTGCTTGAGATAATTCTTAGGCAGGAGATAATATGGACTTCCAGTCTTCTTTGAATAAACGAAATCTGATAATATTAATTTTAATTATCATTTTTGCCTATTTCGCGTTCTGGATGAGAATG includes these proteins:
- the asnB gene encoding asparagine synthase (glutamine-hydrolyzing) — encoded protein: MCGIAGLFNISGKPIDENCLRSMSEVLTHRGPDDSGNFIENEIGLAHRRLSIIDLSKEGRQPMTNEDDSLWLIFNGEIYNYPDIKEELTDLGHIFRSETDSEVIIHSYEEWGPDCLSKFNGMWAFAIWDKEKKELFCARDRFGIKPFYYSIKDDNFVFASEIKALRCHPGVGTEPNEKQLINFLKWGLSDHTNETMFEGVFQLPAGHYMQIKRGFQPETTRYWFPEKSNEIVSDHKTDGEDSQKLLDLLKDSVRIHLRSDVPTGTCLSGGLDSSTITALINRSLKENDSGEPKQKTFSAVFEEKKFDESEYVKIVTDFLKVDSYYTRPNPDDLWDDIGHLIYSNDEPFMQLTLYSQYCVMRDLSKQVKVVLDGQGADEIFAGYLAYLYCHISSLIHGKHLLTASSETLGVLRRHSGFLFYAVRQYFVRKQRRDLIKGSEEPLVRYQGNLNESLMTDLTSTNLPYLLHWEDRVSMAFSVEARVPFLDYRVVNFANSLPADKKIRKGVTKFIFRKSIKGLVPESIRCRMDKKGFSTPEEVWMQGSLKDHILEVLGSDSFSSRKYWDSKKVADDYNDFIAGKKQYSSEIWRIVCTELWLRIFFPEKTV